ACAGCAGGAAATATCCGCCCAGCAGCACCATGATGTGGAACGAGTAAAAGACCAACGGCACATAGGGTACCAACTGCGAGAGGTCGGTTACATACCCGTAACCGAAATAGGGATAGTTCTCTTGCAACAGCCTGCTTGCCGCGGCCGCCGCAGGCACGTCACCCGCCTTACGGGCCGCCCGGTAATCGGCCAAAGCCTGTATGGCCGCCCGGCCACGGGCGATGCGTTCCTCGGCCGAGAGTGCCACGGCGGTATCGCCGTCGACCGTGACCTCATCATATCCGCCCGCCATGATGTCGGCAATACCGGGCACATAGCCGTCGAGATGGCGGGTGGCAAGAATCGACAGCAGCCTGGGTATCTCCACCTTGAAGAGGAAAGGGTCGACATCATCGTCGTAAGCCTTCTTCTCGGGATTGAGCACCCCCACGGCAATGAGCCCCTGCCCGTGGCTGCCTTCGTAAAGCCCCTCCATGGCCGCCAGTTTCATGGGCTGCGCCCTCCCGGCCCAATAGGCCGAACCGTCGCCCGTATACAGCACCAGCACGATACCGGCGATACCTACCCAACCGGCGACTTTCACACTATTGCATGCCAAGAACGTTTCGCGTTTTTTGAGCAGATACCACGATGAAATCGAGAGGACGAATATCGCGCCAAGCACCCAACCGGCCGAGACCGAATGCAGGAACTTGTTGATGGCGACAGGCGAAAAGACCATGGCCCAGAAATCGACCATCTCGTTGCGCACGCTGTCGGGATTGAATTGCATGCCCGTAGGGTATTGCATCCAGGCATTGGCCACCAAAATCCACAGCGCCGACAGCGCCGCGCCAATGGCCGTGAGCCAAGTGGCGGCCAGGTGCATGCGGGGGCTCACCTTGTTCCAGCCAAAGAACATGATGGCCACGAAGGTCGCCTCCATAAAGAAGGCCATGATGCCTTCGATGGCCAGCGGGGCGCCGAAAATGTCGCCCACGAACCAACTGTAATTGGACCAGTTGGTGCCGAACTGAAATTCGAGAATGATGCCGGTGGCAATGCCCAAGGCAAAATTCACGCCAAAAAGGTTCATCCAGTATTGGGTAATCTGTTTCCAACGCTCGTCCCGGGTACGATAATAGATGGTCTCCATGCAGGAGACAATGAGCCCGAGGCCCAACGTCAGCGGGACAAACAACCAATGATACAGGGCCGTGAGCGCAAACTGCGCCCGCGACCAGTCGACAAGTGAATATAAATCGCTCATAACATCAAAAAAAGACAGGTTTGGATTAATGGGTATCGGTCAATTCCATCGAGACCCGTTCGGCTCTTTCGCCGTCGGTTCCGTAGCGAGTCTGCAACAGGTCGGGAAAGAAAAACAGTTTCAACACCACGAAAAAGACAAACAATTTGAGGAGTATGATTATCCACAAGGTGCGTCCCAACGTCATTTCTCTGAAACCGTCGTAATAGAAATAAAAAATTTTCAGCCAAAGGTTCTTGCCTCTTAATCTTTCGGTGGACATGGTCGGGGGGATTATCGCTTCACAGGAAACCGCAAACAGCGACAAGTCGGCCTGCCAAGAGACAAGCCGACCGGTTCGCGACGTTTTTCACGCACATTTTGCGACAGGACTCACACGGGCATGGCCACCAGCGACTCACGGAACACGCGTATGTCGTCGAGCCACGATTCCAGGTCGGTCTCGTGTTCGACCTCATCGGCCAGAATCTGAGTGGCCAGGGAGAAGGTGGTGAAATCTTTTCCGTCGGTGAGCTGAGCCAACTTTTCATACCGGTGAATGGCACAGCGTTCCGAGGAGAGGTTTTGTTTGAGAATCGACTCGACATAGGCGTCGACCGGCGCCTCGTATTTGCACTTCGACAAGTGGGGCCAGTCTTCGGGCGAGAGCACCGGCGTGCCGCCCAACTCGATGATGCGCCGCACCAGCATCTCGGCATGATGCAGCTCCTCGTCGGCATGCTTGTAGAACTCCTTTTCGATATCACCGTGC
This portion of the Candidatus Caccoplasma merdavium genome encodes:
- a CDS encoding cytochrome ubiquinol oxidase subunit I; its protein translation is MSDLYSLVDWSRAQFALTALYHWLFVPLTLGLGLIVSCMETIYYRTRDERWKQITQYWMNLFGVNFALGIATGIILEFQFGTNWSNYSWFVGDIFGAPLAIEGIMAFFMEATFVAIMFFGWNKVSPRMHLAATWLTAIGAALSALWILVANAWMQYPTGMQFNPDSVRNEMVDFWAMVFSPVAINKFLHSVSAGWVLGAIFVLSISSWYLLKKRETFLACNSVKVAGWVGIAGIVLVLYTGDGSAYWAGRAQPMKLAAMEGLYEGSHGQGLIAVGVLNPEKKAYDDDVDPFLFKVEIPRLLSILATRHLDGYVPGIADIMAGGYDEVTVDGDTAVALSAEERIARGRAAIQALADYRAARKAGDVPAAAAASRLLQENYPYFGYGYVTDLSQLVPYVPLVFYSFHIMVLLGGYFLLLFIVVLVLSYRQRFASRAWLLWICLFSLPLGYLCLESGWVVAEMGRQPWVIQDIMPTFAAVSRIEQAAVQTTFWLFAAIFTVLLIAEVGIMLKQIKKGTDKK
- a CDS encoding DUF4492 domain-containing protein; amino-acid sequence: MSTERLRGKNLWLKIFYFYYDGFREMTLGRTLWIIILLKLFVFFVVLKLFFFPDLLQTRYGTDGERAERVSMELTDTH
- a CDS encoding ferritin, giving the protein MGKKAIEIVDLEVKKLVETLNQALSEEWLAYYQYWIGARVMSGPMHGDIEKEFYKHADEELHHAEMLVRRIIELGGTPVLSPEDWPHLSKCKYEAPVDAYVESILKQNLSSERCAIHRYEKLAQLTDGKDFTTFSLATQILADEVEHETDLESWLDDIRVFRESLVAMPV